The Daucus carota subsp. sativus chromosome 9, DH1 v3.0, whole genome shotgun sequence genome window below encodes:
- the LOC108201841 gene encoding probable arabinosyltransferase ARAD1 produces the protein MRRTWTTVITMVFLTIIVLTFSILKGRLDVRSTFFSISLVSSNATSPVSSSSSPSSSSLKVYMYDLPKRFNVGMLIKSPYQDMPPVTLETLPPWPRNGLKQQHSVEYWMMASLLNNSVDDDASREAVRVSDPDLADVFFLPFFSSLSFNTHGHNMTDPDTQFDEQLQVDVLKFLRESDHWKRSSGRDHVIPMHHPNAFRFHREEVNASILIVADFGRYSKVLSNLSKDVVAPYMHVVDSFMDDNSPDPYESRKTLLFFRGRTERKDGGKVRSKLVPILKGIEDVVYESSYITEEGINMSIHGMRSSKFCLHPAGDTPSSCRLFDAIVSHCVPVIVSDHIELPYEDELDYTEFSVVFSVEEALTPDYMVNQLRQIPKEKWLEMWRLLKRIAHHYEFQYPPKKEDAVNMLWRQIRHKVPAAKLAVHRSRRLKVPDWWSRRR, from the exons ATGAGAAGAACATGGACGACAGTGATAACAATGGTGTTCCTCACTATCATCGTATTAACCTTTTCCATTCTCAAAGGCCGCCTTGATGTTCGATCCACTTTCTTCTCTATTTCACTCGTCTCCTCAAATGCAACCTCCCctgtatcatcatcatcatcaccatcatcatcatcactgaaGGTATATATGTATGATTTGCCTAAAAGGTTCAATGTGGGCATGCTTATTAAAAGTCCTTATCAAGATATGCCACCTGTCACTCTTGAAACTCTTCCTCCTTGGCCCAGGAATGGGCTCAAGCAACAACATAGTGTTGAGTATTGGATGATGGCTTCACTCCTCAACAATTCAGTTGATGATGATGCCAGTAGAGAGGCTGTTAGAGTTTCTGATCCTGATTTGGCTGATGTCTTCTTCTTGCCCTTCTTTTCTTCTTTGAGCTTTAATACTCATGGACATAATATGACTGACCCTGATACCCAATTCGACGAGCAATTGCAG GTTGACGTGCTTAAATTTTTAAGGGAATCTGACCACTGGAAGAGGTCTTCAGGACGTGATCATGTGATTCCAATGCATCATCCAAATGCTTTTAGATTTCATCGGGAGGAGGTGAATGCTTCTATTCTCATCGTTGCAGATTTTGGCCGATACTCGAAGGTCCTGTCAAATCTTAGCAAAGATGTTGTGGCCCCATACATGCATGTGGTGGATTCATTCATGGATGACAATTCTCCAGATCCGTATGAGTCACGCAAAACCCTTTTGTTCTTTCGAGGAAGAACGGAGAGGAAAGAT GGGGGAAAAGTTCGATCAAAATTGGTTCCTATATTAAAGGGTATTGAGGATGTCGTCTATGAAAGTAGCTACATAACAGAAGAAGGAATAAACATG TCGATACATGGGATGAGGTCGTCGAAGTTTTGTCTACACCCTGCAGGAGATACCCCTTCTTCATGCCGTCTTTTTGATGCAATTGTGAGCCATTGTGTTCCTGTAATTGTGAGTGACCACATTGAGTTACCGTACGAGGATGAATTGGATTATACTGAGTTTTCAGTTGTGTTCTCTGTCGAAGAGGCATTGACACCAGATTACATGGTTAATCAGCTCCGCCAAATTCCGAAAGAGAAATGGCTTGAAATGTGGAGACTTCTAAAACGAATCGCTCATCACTACGAATTCCAGTATCCTCCAAAGAAAGAAGATGCTGTCAACATGTTGTGGAGACAGATAAGGCACAAGGTTCCGGCTGCTAAACTAGCTGTACATAGAAGCAGGAGGTTAAAAGTGCCTGACTGGTGGAGCCGGAGAAGATAA
- the LOC108200594 gene encoding uncharacterized protein LOC108200594 isoform X1, producing MTSRSRNHSRLSGGSLVSIPTFSSSSITQKRAYAPPSVVSTDDATCGTPMWMEKGFACVCFKPKGSYRRMCINLTPSQEARLKRLKHRMKVNYEPSRSEHREALRALWYAAFPRKELHDLVSEQWKEMGWQGRDPSTDFRGAGFISLENLLFFAKTFSTSFHNLLKKQGGKRATWEYPFAVAGVNITFMIMQMLELHSTKPASLARSVFIQMLSENEWAFDLLYCVAFVVMDKQWLQRNATYMEFNDVLKYTRSQLEKELIMEDVLRIEDMPSYSFLC from the exons ATGACTAGTCGCAGTAGAAATCACAGCAGGCTGAGTGGAGGGAGCCTCGTTTCCATCCCGACgttctcttcttcttcaatcACTCAAAAACGAGCTTATGCTCCCCCATCCGTCGTTTCTACTG ATGATGCAACTTGTGGCACACCAATGTGGATGGAGAAGGGTTTCGCTTGTGTTTGTTTCAAGCCCAAGGGAAGTTATCGACGAATGTGCATCAATTTGACACCTTCTCAG GAGGCGAGACTGAAAAGGTTGAAACATAGGATGAAAGTGAATTATGAGCCCTCTAGGTCCGAACATCGG GAAGCTCTTAGAGCTCTATGGTATGCCGCGTTCCCAAGAAAGGAATTACATGATTTGGTATCTGAACAATGGAAAGAGATGGGATGGCAAGGAAGAGACCCATCAACTGATTTCAG AGGGGCTGGATTCATATCTTTGGAGAACCTGTTGTTTTTTGCCAAGACATTTTCT ACATCTTTTCACAATCTACTGAAGAAGCAAGGTGGCAAAAGAGCTACTTGGGAGTATCCTTTTGCTGTTGCTGGTGTAAATATTACATTCATGATCATGCAAATGCTTGAGCTGCATAGTA CAAAGCCTGCATCTTTGGCTAGGTCAGTTTTCATACAGATGTTGTCAG AGAATGAGTGGGCCTTTGACTTGCTCTACTGTGTGGCTTTTGTGGTCATGGACAAACAGTGGCTGCAGAGAAATGCAACCTATATGGAGTTCAAT GATGTACTAAAGTATACCCGCTCTCAGCTGGAAAAAGAACTGATCATGGAAGACGTGTTGCGAATTGAGGACATGCCTTCATATAGCTTTCTCTGTTAA
- the LOC108200594 gene encoding uncharacterized protein LOC108200594 isoform X2 — translation MTSRSRNHSRLSGGSLVSIPTFSSSSITQKRAYAPPSVVSTDDATCGTPMWMEKGFACVCFKPKGSYRRMCINLTPSQATLRALWYAAFPRKELHDLVSEQWKEMGWQGRDPSTDFRGAGFISLENLLFFAKTFSTSFHNLLKKQGGKRATWEYPFAVAGVNITFMIMQMLELHSTKPASLARSVFIQMLSENEWAFDLLYCVAFVVMDKQWLQRNATYMEFNDVLKYTRSQLEKELIMEDVLRIEDMPSYSFLC, via the exons ATGACTAGTCGCAGTAGAAATCACAGCAGGCTGAGTGGAGGGAGCCTCGTTTCCATCCCGACgttctcttcttcttcaatcACTCAAAAACGAGCTTATGCTCCCCCATCCGTCGTTTCTACTG ATGATGCAACTTGTGGCACACCAATGTGGATGGAGAAGGGTTTCGCTTGTGTTTGTTTCAAGCCCAAGGGAAGTTATCGACGAATGTGCATCAATTTGACACCTTCTCAGGCAA CTCTTAGAGCTCTATGGTATGCCGCGTTCCCAAGAAAGGAATTACATGATTTGGTATCTGAACAATGGAAAGAGATGGGATGGCAAGGAAGAGACCCATCAACTGATTTCAG AGGGGCTGGATTCATATCTTTGGAGAACCTGTTGTTTTTTGCCAAGACATTTTCT ACATCTTTTCACAATCTACTGAAGAAGCAAGGTGGCAAAAGAGCTACTTGGGAGTATCCTTTTGCTGTTGCTGGTGTAAATATTACATTCATGATCATGCAAATGCTTGAGCTGCATAGTA CAAAGCCTGCATCTTTGGCTAGGTCAGTTTTCATACAGATGTTGTCAG AGAATGAGTGGGCCTTTGACTTGCTCTACTGTGTGGCTTTTGTGGTCATGGACAAACAGTGGCTGCAGAGAAATGCAACCTATATGGAGTTCAAT GATGTACTAAAGTATACCCGCTCTCAGCTGGAAAAAGAACTGATCATGGAAGACGTGTTGCGAATTGAGGACATGCCTTCATATAGCTTTCTCTGTTAA